The following proteins are encoded in a genomic region of Chloroflexota bacterium:
- a CDS encoding FHA domain-containing protein: protein MICPFCGTESAADAATCANCGQPLLEVQLTWQTEGAPPQTIPLRRTMTIGRVPGNDIVISDTALSRQHARIQVTADGIAVVDLGSLNGTFVNGERIYEEQQLREGDEIRVGRTVMSVSQQQISVPMGEVGAEATVALEGFPSAAGGPEAEGGATVLVEPEPAPTVWVGEEEARGPVAQEPWAPEEEQAQLEPEEAASSDATMIGQAQVPPEPVAEPEWVEPEVAGYLVSADGRTPIAPSVTIGRAEGNDIRLEGDRLVSRTHARIEGRDGGVWLEDLQSANGTFLNGEQVKQPVLLADGDEIRIGSSVFRFETPIPAAMPEEIGEASATQLIPEEIEPAGVRGGTDALRAVEPGQALPGQAAEELVRAHPEVAAGAPTRTGPAVTDPSDQFHLVVNFGPETGSIFPLVKDVTVIGRAADDADYDIQLNDRAVSRPHAKVVKELDGFSIHDLDSANGTWVNYTEEISAPRMLADGDVIKVGKTTLVYRVPASSRPAQGEIVLDPTAGQIVTVFSLKGGVGTTTIAVNLAVAFRQVAQQSVLIIDLSTERGAVGVHMNLSPKLTLADLPADPSTIDWDVIQSVIIHHDSGIDVLPAPPSPQTAELVSAAAVSAILPQVRARYKWVIVDTNPTFSELNLGVFDQSDLILLPLAPDMTTVKVMQSTLDVFAALQTPAERRVLVLNQIHPRARIGQTELEQHLGERIGLTLPYAEDAVLDSIDRGVPLALTHPDHPTIQAIQAFAAKLAQVKVEAAAKPKRGGFGQWVQGLIGPRHH, encoded by the coding sequence ATGATCTGCCCGTTTTGTGGGACCGAGAGCGCAGCCGATGCCGCAACGTGTGCCAACTGCGGGCAGCCGCTCCTGGAAGTACAACTGACGTGGCAGACGGAGGGCGCGCCGCCGCAAACGATCCCCCTTCGGCGGACAATGACCATCGGCCGCGTGCCTGGCAATGACATCGTCATTAGCGACACGGCACTCTCGCGCCAGCACGCCCGGATTCAGGTGACCGCTGACGGCATCGCCGTCGTCGATCTCGGCAGCTTGAACGGGACCTTCGTCAACGGCGAGCGGATCTATGAAGAGCAGCAACTGCGGGAGGGAGACGAGATCCGCGTCGGCAGAACCGTGATGAGCGTCAGCCAGCAGCAGATCTCTGTCCCGATGGGCGAGGTTGGCGCAGAGGCCACGGTCGCCCTGGAAGGATTCCCGAGCGCCGCGGGCGGCCCCGAGGCAGAGGGCGGCGCAACCGTGCTGGTCGAGCCCGAGCCGGCGCCCACCGTATGGGTCGGCGAAGAGGAGGCCCGTGGGCCGGTCGCCCAGGAACCGTGGGCACCCGAAGAAGAACAAGCGCAGCTTGAGCCGGAGGAGGCGGCTTCGTCCGACGCGACCATGATCGGACAGGCCCAGGTGCCTCCCGAGCCGGTCGCCGAACCGGAATGGGTGGAGCCGGAAGTCGCCGGTTACCTCGTCTCAGCCGACGGGCGAACTCCCATCGCGCCATCCGTGACCATCGGCCGCGCGGAGGGCAACGACATCCGACTCGAGGGCGACCGCCTCGTCAGTCGCACCCACGCTCGCATTGAGGGCCGCGACGGCGGGGTGTGGCTGGAGGATCTCCAGAGCGCAAACGGGACGTTCTTGAACGGCGAGCAGGTGAAGCAGCCCGTGCTCCTCGCCGACGGTGACGAAATTCGCATCGGGAGCAGCGTCTTCCGGTTCGAGACTCCTATTCCCGCGGCCATGCCCGAAGAAATTGGCGAGGCCTCGGCGACTCAACTTATCCCGGAAGAGATCGAGCCCGCCGGGGTCCGCGGCGGCACCGACGCCCTGCGCGCCGTAGAGCCCGGACAGGCGCTGCCGGGACAAGCAGCGGAGGAACTCGTGCGCGCGCACCCGGAGGTTGCCGCCGGAGCGCCTACCCGAACGGGCCCCGCGGTCACAGACCCTTCCGATCAATTCCATCTGGTCGTCAACTTCGGGCCAGAGACGGGCAGCATCTTCCCTCTGGTGAAGGACGTGACTGTCATCGGTCGAGCCGCAGACGATGCGGACTACGACATTCAGCTCAACGACCGCGCGGTGTCGCGGCCGCATGCGAAGGTCGTGAAGGAGCTGGACGGCTTTTCGATTCACGATCTCGACAGCGCCAACGGCACGTGGGTCAATTACACCGAGGAGATCTCGGCGCCCCGCATGCTGGCTGACGGTGATGTGATCAAGGTGGGAAAGACGACGCTGGTCTACCGAGTCCCCGCGTCGTCACGGCCTGCCCAAGGCGAAATCGTACTCGACCCCACGGCGGGACAAATCGTGACCGTCTTTTCGCTGAAGGGCGGCGTGGGCACCACCACCATCGCCGTGAACCTCGCCGTCGCGTTCCGCCAGGTTGCTCAGCAGAGCGTGTTGATCATCGACCTCAGCACGGAGCGCGGGGCCGTAGGCGTCCACATGAACCTCAGTCCAAAGCTCACGCTCGCCGACCTGCCGGCCGACCCGTCGACGATCGATTGGGACGTCATCCAGAGCGTCATCATCCATCACGACAGCGGAATCGACGTCCTTCCTGCCCCACCATCGCCACAGACGGCGGAGCTGGTGAGCGCTGCGGCCGTAAGCGCGATCCTGCCGCAAGTTCGGGCGCGCTACAAGTGGGTCATTGTCGACACAAACCCGACGTTCTCGGAGTTGAATCTCGGCGTATTCGACCAAAGCGACCTGATCCTGCTCCCCCTGGCGCCCGACATGACGACCGTCAAGGTGATGCAGTCGACCCTCGACGTCTTCGCAGCGCTGCAAACCCCGGCCGAGCGGCGGGTGCTGGTGCTCAATCAGATCCACCCACGTGCCCGCATCGGTCAGACCGAGCTCGAACAGCACCTCGGCGAGCGCATAGGCCTCACGCTTCCATACGCCGAGGACGCGGTCCTCGATTCCATCGATCGCGGAGTGCCCCTCGCCTTGACGCATCCCGACCATCCCACCATTCAGGCGATCCAGGCCTTCGCCGCCAAACTTGCGCAGGTCAAGGTGGAAGCAGCCGCCAAACCCAAGCGCGGCGGTTTTGGGCAATGGGTCCAAGGACTCATCGGCCCCCGACACCATTGA
- a CDS encoding methyltransferase domain-containing protein, with protein MSAITQEKFITLGHPSYVWRRGQDRRLDLIRKYVPLENQRILDVGCGIGTYVHRFRDFSDEVYGVDIDEEKVRQASARLPNIYHAAAEQLPFDDETFDVILLHEVIEHVASDAATIREAVRCLRPGGDLIIFAPNRMYPFETHGFYLGKRFIFRLCPFVNYTPDAVRNIFCHHVRIYTRRGIKRLFRGLNVDFTVCSHIYPGFDNITERHRILGRWLQGLADVAEHTALRAFGISHFVVARKRISEHAHAG; from the coding sequence ATGTCAGCGATCACCCAGGAGAAGTTCATCACGCTCGGGCACCCGAGCTACGTCTGGCGACGCGGACAGGACAGGCGCCTCGATCTCATCCGAAAGTACGTTCCGCTGGAAAACCAACGCATCCTGGACGTTGGCTGCGGGATCGGGACGTACGTCCATCGATTTCGCGACTTTTCCGACGAGGTGTACGGCGTCGACATCGACGAGGAGAAAGTTCGGCAGGCGTCCGCGCGCTTGCCGAACATCTACCATGCCGCCGCGGAGCAGCTCCCCTTCGACGACGAGACCTTCGACGTGATCCTGCTGCACGAGGTCATCGAGCACGTGGCCAGCGACGCTGCGACGATTCGCGAGGCGGTTCGGTGCCTTCGGCCGGGCGGCGACCTGATTATCTTCGCCCCGAACCGGATGTATCCGTTCGAAACGCACGGCTTCTATCTCGGGAAACGCTTCATTTTTCGTCTCTGTCCGTTCGTGAACTACACGCCGGATGCCGTGCGAAACATCTTCTGCCACCATGTCCGCATCTACACGCGACGCGGAATCAAGCGGCTCTTCAGGGGACTGAACGTCGACTTTACCGTCTGCTCCCACATCTATCCGGGGTTCGATAACATAACGGAGCGACACCGTATACTCGGGCGTTGGCTGCAGGGGCTTGCCGACGTGGCAGAGCACACCGCGCTCCGAGCATTTGGGATCTCACATTTTGTCGTCGCTCGAAAGCGAATATCGGAGCACGCCCACGCTGGCTAG
- the ftsZ gene encoding cell division protein FtsZ produces MLDDQAGGGAKGFTEVKIIGVGGGGNNAVNRMIDASVQGVDFVALNTDAQALGISSARCKMVMGQKLTKGLGAGGDPGVGEKAAQASEDEIRDVIKGADMVFITAGMGGGTGTGAAPVVAEIARDERALTVGIVTIPFTFEGSRRARVADKGVELLRDRVDALIVIPNDRLLALGDRNLPVVEAFRLADDVLRQGVQGISDLVTQTGLINLDFADVKSVMSGAGTAMMAIGEGTGDNRALQAAQAAISSPLLDASIEGAHGILMNITGGSDLTLMEVNEAAQAVQDLVDKDANIIFGTVIVPNAKSEVKITLIATGLQPGSRTVRPRSTFGAPTIPPPPVHPASSPRFDRPDDIDLPSFMRRRR; encoded by the coding sequence ATTCTCGACGATCAGGCTGGGGGCGGAGCCAAAGGCTTCACCGAAGTGAAAATCATCGGGGTTGGCGGCGGCGGCAACAACGCGGTCAACCGGATGATCGACGCGTCGGTGCAGGGCGTCGACTTCGTTGCACTGAACACCGACGCGCAAGCGCTGGGGATCTCGAGCGCACGCTGCAAGATGGTCATGGGCCAAAAGCTCACCAAGGGGCTCGGGGCCGGTGGCGACCCGGGAGTCGGTGAAAAGGCGGCCCAGGCAAGTGAAGACGAAATCCGCGACGTGATCAAAGGCGCGGACATGGTGTTCATCACGGCCGGCATGGGCGGAGGAACCGGGACCGGCGCCGCCCCGGTCGTCGCGGAGATCGCGCGGGACGAGCGCGCCCTCACCGTCGGCATCGTGACCATCCCCTTCACCTTCGAGGGGTCCCGCAGAGCGCGCGTGGCCGACAAGGGCGTGGAGCTGCTGCGCGATCGCGTCGATGCCCTCATCGTGATCCCCAACGATCGCCTTCTCGCGCTGGGCGACCGAAATCTTCCGGTCGTTGAAGCGTTCCGACTCGCCGACGACGTGCTGCGCCAGGGCGTGCAGGGGATCTCAGACCTCGTCACGCAGACCGGTCTGATCAATCTCGACTTCGCCGACGTGAAATCGGTCATGTCTGGCGCGGGAACCGCGATGATGGCAATCGGCGAGGGGACCGGCGACAATCGCGCGCTTCAGGCCGCGCAGGCGGCCATCAGCAGCCCCCTGCTCGATGCATCGATCGAAGGCGCGCACGGGATCCTCATGAACATCACTGGTGGCTCCGACCTCACCCTGATGGAGGTCAACGAGGCCGCGCAGGCAGTTCAGGATCTGGTCGACAAGGACGCCAACATCATCTTTGGCACGGTGATCGTGCCCAATGCGAAGTCGGAAGTGAAAATCACCTTGATCGCGACCGGCCTGCAGCCCGGGTCCCGCACGGTTCGACCGCGCAGCACGTTCGGGGCGCCCACCATCCCCCCGCCTCCGGTCCACCCCGCGTCCAGCCCGCGATTTGATCGCCCGGACGATATCG
- a CDS encoding ParA family protein encodes MTTVIAIANQKGGVGKTTTTANLGASLAQLGQRVLLVDLDPQGNLTAAFGLNRQVEETVAQALLDRACRMPILEAINHAPGSISVVPASIPLAAAEAALMTKLGRELRLRDQILTVSDRYDFVLIDTPPSLGLLTINALVAATRVIIPTEARYFSLQGLQMLEESIQEILYLNASLKVLGILLSKLDRRLREERAVSNYLRERWGDLVFATEIGTNSKILEAGSAGTSVFCYGGAERAAESYVQLAQEVMNRV; translated from the coding sequence ATGACAACGGTTATTGCCATTGCGAACCAAAAAGGCGGTGTGGGGAAAACCACCACAACGGCCAATCTGGGCGCATCTCTCGCCCAGCTCGGGCAGCGCGTGCTCCTGGTGGACCTCGACCCCCAGGGCAATCTGACGGCTGCCTTCGGTTTGAATCGGCAAGTCGAGGAAACCGTCGCCCAGGCCCTACTGGATCGGGCGTGCCGGATGCCCATCCTCGAGGCCATCAACCATGCGCCCGGGTCCATCTCCGTCGTCCCGGCCTCGATCCCCCTCGCGGCGGCGGAGGCGGCCCTGATGACCAAGCTGGGTCGCGAGCTGCGACTTCGCGATCAAATCCTCACCGTTTCCGACCGCTACGACTTCGTACTCATCGATACGCCGCCATCGCTGGGATTGCTGACAATCAACGCGCTCGTCGCGGCCACGCGCGTTATCATCCCGACCGAGGCGCGCTACTTCTCCCTTCAAGGTCTGCAGATGCTCGAGGAGAGCATCCAGGAGATCCTGTATTTGAACGCTTCGCTCAAAGTCCTCGGGATTCTGTTGAGTAAGCTCGATCGGCGGCTTCGAGAGGAACGTGCCGTCTCGAACTACCTGCGGGAGCGCTGGGGCGACCTCGTATTCGCCACCGAGATCGGGACCAACAGCAAGATCCTAGAAGCGGGATCGGCGGGAACTTCCGTCTTCTGCTACGGAGGCGCCGAACGGGCCGCCGAATCATACGTGCAACTTGCTCAAGAGGTGATGAATCGTGTCTAA
- a CDS encoding Stp1/IreP family PP2C-type Ser/Thr phosphatase: protein MRLDIGHRTDIGRRRDHNEDFLGVYQPDIDVETAHRGLLFVVADGMGGYAAGEVASRTAVEAVKQAYYGDLFSDLEDALTRALTTANDMVVQEANRDAERAGMGTTIAVAVLRGNELVAANVGDSRVYVIRKSEIQQLTHDHSWVAELLAVGKITPEEAMRHPMRNVVTRSLGGRPQVDVEVYPRFRVEPGDAILVCSDGLWGMVPGEKILQIIDSLSAQAAADALIAAANEAGGVDNISAIVCRVLGDPTDSDTDRTEMIDPLEIQDTQPISRP, encoded by the coding sequence ATGCGATTAGACATCGGCCATCGAACAGACATCGGCCGCCGGCGAGACCACAACGAAGATTTCCTCGGTGTCTACCAGCCGGACATCGATGTTGAGACGGCCCATCGGGGATTGCTCTTCGTCGTCGCGGACGGAATGGGCGGGTATGCCGCCGGCGAGGTCGCGAGCCGTACCGCCGTGGAAGCGGTCAAACAAGCCTACTACGGCGACCTGTTCTCGGACCTCGAGGATGCGCTCACCCGGGCGCTGACCACCGCGAACGACATGGTCGTCCAGGAAGCGAACCGCGATGCGGAGCGCGCCGGCATGGGGACCACGATCGCGGTCGCGGTTCTTCGAGGAAACGAGTTGGTCGCCGCAAACGTCGGCGACAGCCGCGTGTACGTGATCCGAAAGAGCGAGATCCAGCAGCTCACGCACGACCACTCCTGGGTGGCGGAACTCCTTGCCGTGGGGAAGATTACCCCAGAAGAAGCGATGCGCCATCCAATGCGCAACGTCGTTACGCGGTCCCTCGGTGGTCGACCCCAGGTGGACGTCGAGGTCTATCCTCGATTCCGGGTCGAGCCCGGCGACGCGATTCTCGTCTGCTCGGACGGACTTTGGGGCATGGTGCCGGGGGAGAAGATCCTTCAGATTATTGACTCGCTCTCGGCGCAGGCGGCAGCCGATGCGCTCATCGCCGCGGCGAATGAAGCTGGCGGCGTTGACAACATCTCGGCTATTGTGTGCCGCGTGCTGGGCGATCCGACGGATAGCGACACCGACCGGACCGAAATGATCGACCCGCTCGAAATTCAGGACACTCAGCCCATTTCGCGCCCGTGA